A DNA window from Kitasatospora atroaurantiaca contains the following coding sequences:
- a CDS encoding FtsX-like permease family protein has translation MPLSFALRTLRARKGSFAGAFLALFCAAVLITACGALLETGLRGEIRTERFAAAPIVVAGDQNVHQDTVKEKKGKTKVKHKAKPLAERVWLPASSTDRLAAVPGVGAVIPELTFPAQLLKTDDRPTYGHSWASAALTPATLAEGRAPQAADEVVLDRGLAARRGLRVGDRVTVRSTQAPAEYRISGLANARLAEQGALFFSEAETVRLAAHPGQVSVIGVLPRPGVDPKKLAKDLAPALAGTGATVHLGADRGPVEFLDAANARIRLVSMGGAIGGTALLVAVLVVTGTFALGIQQRAREIALLRAVAVTPRQLRRMIGREALLIGLAGGLLGSVAGLPVAYWLHGRFVELGAVPATLQVSVGFFPMAAAVLAAVLGGWSAARLSARRAARIRPVEALAEAAVTDRGVGGARMLAGLLVLAGGVTLAAVLTGLDTEAGATPVTFLTVIVLAVVVSLLGPLLGRIAAAVIGTVLRGSRVSGHLAAANLRTDPRRLAAAAVPLTLLIAMVCTVLFAGSTLGSAATRQAADGSRARWTLVATAPGVPAEAAAAVRALPGVTAVTETVRTTVRIGLEKYTAQGVTTRDLTESWDPGVTSGSLAGFGDGDIALSERAAKALGSHPGDTLRLTLGDGTPAALSVRAVYSRGLGFGDLTMSHALVSGHVDDPLSPAVAVAAGTGVTKDRLDAAVARFPGVVVLDRAGAGRLAAEVQQSNVEVNHLAMGLVLAFTAISVVNTLAMSTAGRAREFALLRLTGTTRRQVLRMLRLEALGVVATGVVLGSGIALVVLTAFSLGMTGTAAPSWGWTAYGAVLALAGALALAATALPGRLALRERPAEALGRL, from the coding sequence ATGCCGCTCTCCTTCGCCCTGCGGACCCTGCGCGCCCGGAAGGGCTCCTTCGCCGGCGCGTTCCTCGCGCTGTTCTGCGCCGCCGTGCTGATCACCGCCTGCGGCGCGCTGCTGGAGACCGGCCTGCGCGGTGAGATCCGCACCGAACGCTTCGCAGCCGCCCCGATCGTGGTGGCGGGCGACCAGAACGTCCACCAGGACACCGTCAAGGAGAAGAAGGGCAAGACCAAGGTCAAGCACAAGGCCAAGCCGCTCGCCGAGCGGGTCTGGCTGCCGGCATCGTCGACCGACCGGCTTGCCGCAGTCCCGGGCGTCGGCGCGGTCATCCCCGAACTGACGTTTCCCGCTCAGCTGTTGAAGACCGACGACCGGCCCACGTACGGGCACTCCTGGGCCTCGGCGGCACTGACCCCGGCCACGCTCGCCGAGGGCCGGGCCCCGCAGGCCGCCGACGAGGTGGTGCTCGACCGGGGCCTGGCGGCCCGCCGAGGCCTGCGCGTCGGGGACCGGGTGACCGTACGCTCCACCCAGGCGCCGGCCGAGTACCGGATCAGCGGCCTGGCGAACGCCCGACTGGCCGAGCAGGGCGCTCTGTTCTTCAGTGAGGCGGAGACCGTCCGGCTCGCCGCCCACCCCGGGCAGGTGAGCGTGATCGGTGTCCTGCCCCGGCCGGGCGTCGACCCCAAGAAGCTCGCCAAGGACCTCGCCCCGGCGCTGGCCGGCACCGGCGCCACCGTTCATCTCGGCGCGGACCGGGGCCCGGTGGAGTTCCTGGACGCGGCCAACGCGCGGATCAGGCTGGTCAGCATGGGCGGCGCGATCGGGGGCACCGCGTTGCTGGTGGCCGTCCTGGTGGTCACGGGCACCTTCGCTCTGGGCATCCAGCAGCGGGCCCGGGAGATCGCCCTGCTCCGCGCGGTGGCCGTCACGCCTCGCCAGCTGCGCCGGATGATCGGACGGGAGGCGCTGCTGATCGGTTTGGCGGGCGGGCTCCTCGGTTCGGTGGCGGGCCTGCCGGTGGCGTACTGGCTGCACGGCCGGTTCGTCGAGCTCGGGGCCGTCCCGGCCACGCTGCAGGTCTCCGTCGGCTTCTTCCCGATGGCGGCGGCGGTCCTCGCGGCGGTTCTCGGCGGATGGTCCGCCGCCCGGCTGTCGGCCCGGCGGGCAGCCAGGATCCGTCCGGTGGAGGCGCTGGCCGAGGCCGCCGTGACAGACCGCGGTGTCGGCGGGGCGCGTATGCTCGCGGGCCTGCTGGTGCTGGCGGGCGGGGTCACCCTGGCCGCCGTCCTGACCGGCCTGGACACCGAGGCGGGGGCGACCCCCGTGACCTTCCTGACCGTGATCGTGCTGGCGGTGGTGGTCTCGCTGCTCGGCCCGCTGCTCGGCCGGATCGCGGCCGCCGTGATCGGTACGGTGCTGCGCGGCTCCCGGGTCAGCGGCCATCTGGCCGCCGCCAACCTGCGGACCGACCCCCGTCGGCTGGCCGCCGCCGCGGTGCCGCTGACCCTGCTCATTGCGATGGTCTGCACGGTGCTGTTCGCCGGGAGCACCCTCGGCTCGGCCGCCACCCGTCAGGCCGCGGACGGCAGCCGCGCCCGCTGGACGCTGGTCGCGACGGCTCCGGGAGTCCCGGCCGAGGCAGCGGCGGCGGTCCGGGCGCTGCCCGGGGTGACCGCGGTGACCGAGACCGTCCGCACCACCGTCCGGATCGGCCTGGAGAAGTACACCGCCCAGGGCGTCACCACCCGTGACCTGACGGAGAGTTGGGACCCGGGGGTGACCTCCGGTTCGCTCGCGGGCTTCGGCGACGGGGACATCGCGCTGAGCGAGCGGGCGGCGAAGGCACTCGGGTCGCATCCGGGAGACACCCTCCGGCTCACCCTCGGCGACGGCACGCCGGCCGCGCTCTCCGTCAGGGCGGTGTACTCCAGGGGGCTGGGATTCGGCGACCTGACGATGTCGCACGCGCTGGTGTCCGGGCACGTGGACGACCCGCTCTCCCCGGCCGTCGCGGTGGCGGCGGGGACGGGTGTCACCAAGGACCGGCTCGACGCGGCGGTCGCACGGTTCCCCGGTGTGGTGGTCCTCGACCGGGCCGGGGCCGGGCGGCTCGCGGCCGAGGTGCAGCAGTCCAACGTGGAGGTGAACCACCTGGCCATGGGCCTGGTCCTGGCCTTCACCGCGATCTCGGTGGTCAACACGCTCGCGATGTCGACCGCCGGCCGGGCTCGCGAGTTCGCACTGCTGCGGCTGACCGGCACCACCCGTCGGCAGGTCCTGCGGATGCTCCGCCTCGAGGCACTCGGCGTGGTGGCCACCGGAGTGGTGCTGGGCTCGGGCATAGCGCTCGTGGTGCTGACCGCCTTCAGCCTCGGTATGACCGGCACGGCGGCCCCGAGCTGGGGGTGGACGGCCTACGGCGCGGTACTCGCCCTGGCCGGCGCCCTGGCCCTGGCCGCGACCGCCCTCCCGGGGCGGCTGGCACTGCGGGAGCGCCCCGCCGAGGCCCTCGGGCGGCTGTAG
- a CDS encoding DUF5302 domain-containing protein, which yields MSSDAPESVEPQAPEAAADAQAAPDDVKAKFLAALQRKHGARTDASGGGPGGESKIHGTHSAAGGKRNFRRKSGG from the coding sequence ATGAGCAGCGACGCACCCGAATCCGTCGAGCCGCAGGCGCCGGAGGCCGCAGCGGATGCCCAGGCCGCGCCGGACGACGTCAAGGCCAAGTTCCTGGCCGCCCTCCAGCGCAAGCACGGCGCCCGTACGGACGCCTCGGGCGGCGGCCCCGGCGGCGAGTCGAAGATCCACGGCACCCACTCGGCGGCGGGCGGCAAGCGCAACTTCCGCCGCAAGAGCGGCGGCTGA